The following are from one region of the Oncorhynchus nerka isolate Pitt River linkage group LG8, Oner_Uvic_2.0, whole genome shotgun sequence genome:
- the LOC115133107 gene encoding condensin-2 complex subunit H2-like isoform X1, with protein sequence MVMDTVETRFAHLLQPIRELTKNWDIDVASELADYLEELDEMCISFDGGKTTLNFAEAALLIQGSACIYSKKVEHLYNLVYQTLDYINDRNKKKDKQALTSGEDGTDGASSNNANDDDGFDSLDQDTTGVSLQSEMKNEANTNVDVAPLTPESLIPPEAFEKQKLLLVSLKGEVLGSCKDFKMNTFIPDSLGIIRLFLASSQSHFLRDALSDAPLVPVTLFGHQDDAEFAAGDAVAGVTGDDGGDAGVDNFLPLEDNEMEMDHGPGEHIDRHQAPSERRVLREREGVQQLSEEEQKKQRMEEERAQMANMWRLHDLYDTVGEDKPLKTGKCYKVPPGLDDSGKRKRKGPAALQDFWTWYTGTYDPPEPRLKNGPTYTDLNYIYMSKMKDKLKTRKRILRNTGVFVSDEELRRTYLQLDERVEREEELEGLRHHDPLGLHDDLSDNEHDPLTDEAPADFLNGQAFIPGADMDGLSYEDLVKKSVEQFLVNSQGYAQETALSKRVKEWEDKIRPELTYQEERATFDIHDYGDRIVAALCSVGQRRTFASVVHGMDNFEACKYMLASLQLANDYTVEVDRSEGLEESIDSMGLTLLSKHRANQRFKKAPASTSDPNHPDPLISST encoded by the exons ATGGTCATGGACACAGTGGAGACTCGATTCGCCCATTTGTTGCAGCCTATCCGGGAGCTCACGAAAAACTGGGACATTGATGTGGCCTCGGAGTTGGCAGATTATCTAGAGGAG TTGGATGAGATGTGCATCTCGTTCGATGGGGGCAAAACCACTCTGAACTTTGCAGAGGCAGCGCTGCTCATCCAAGGCTCAGCCTGCATTTACAGCAAGAAG GTGGAGCATTTGTACAACCTGGTGTACCAAACTCTGGACTACATCAATGACAGAAACAAGAA GAAAGATAAACAAGCATTGACTTCTGGAGAGGATGGAACGGATGGGGCCTCATCCAACAATGCTAATGATGATGATGGG TTTGACTCCTTAGACCAGGATACAACAGGTGTCTCCCTGCAGTCAGAGATGAAGAATGAGGCCAACACG AATGTGGACGTGGCCCCTCTTACCCCCGAGTCTCTGATTCCTCCCGAGGCATTTGAGAAACAGAAGCTGCTTCTCGTCAG TCTGAAAGGAGAGGTGCTGGGCAGCTGTAAGGACTTTAAGATGAACACGTTCATTCCTGACTCCCTGGGTATCATCCGCCTCTTCTTGGCCTCCTCTCAGTCCCACTTCCTCAGGGACGCCCTGTCTGACGCACCCCTGGTCCCCGTCACCCTGTTTGGGCACCAAG ATGACGCAGAGTTTGCAGCAGGGGATGCCGTGGCGGGCGTTACCGGGGACGATGGTGGTGATGCCGGTGTGGACAACTTTCTGCCCCTGGAGGACAACGAGATGGAGATGGACCATGGACCTGGGGAACATATTGACAGACACCAG GCCCCCAGTGAAAGGAGGGTgttgagggagagggaaggagtccAGCAGCTCTCTGAGGAGGAGCAGAAGAaacagaggatggaggaggagagggctcagaTG GCAAACATGTGGAGGTTACATGACCTTTATGATACAGTCGGCGAGGACAAGCCTTTGAAAACAG GAAAATGTTATAAGGTTCCTCCGGGTCTTGATGATTCTGGGAAGCGGAAAAGGAAAGGCCCCGCTGCGCTGCAAGACTTCTGGACCTGGTACACTGGCACCT ATGACCCCCCTGAACCCAGGCTAAAGAATGGACCTACGTATACGG ACTTGAACTACATCTATATGAGTAAAATGAAAGACAAGCTGAAGACCCGGAAAAGGATTCTTAGAAACACG ggtgtgtttgtgtctgacgAGGAGCTGAGAAGGACGTACCTGCAGCTGGacgagagagtagagagggaggaggagttaGAGGGCCTCAGACACCACGACCCCCTAGGCCTGCACGATGACCTCTCTGACAACGAACATGACCCTTTGACTGATGAAGCCCCGGCTGACTTCCTGAATGGACAGGCTTTCATACCTG GGGCAGACATGGACGGGCTGAGTTACGAAGACCTGGTGAAGAAGAGTGTG GAGCAGTTCTTGGTGAACTCTCAGGGTTATGCCCAGGAGACGGCACTGTCGAAAAGAGTGAAGGAATGGGAGGACAAAATACGACCGGAGCTCACCTATCAG GAGGAGCGTGCTACCTTTGACATCCATGACTATGGGGACAGGATCGTAGCCGCGTTGTGCAGTGTGGGCCAGAGGAGGACTTTCGCCTCTGTAGTCCACGGCATGGACAACTTCGAGGCCTGCAAGTACATGCTGGCTTCCCtacaactg gcCAATGATTACACAGTGGAGGTGGACAGGAGTGAGGGTCTCGAGGAAAGCATCGACAGCATGGGACTCACTCTGCTCAGCAAACACCGGGCCAACCAACGATTCAAGAAAGCCCCCGCATCAACCTCCGACCCAAATCACCCAGACCCATTAATCTCCTCAACCTGA
- the LOC115133108 gene encoding protein SCO2 homolog, mitochondrial-like isoform X2 — protein MLCLERRMLGLVGFIGGDLHATFGRLLRCTVRSSAVQQTSGSTHHPQRVWFSSQAPLCGHHTPKHRTGLYGPFTHPQQTLGSSRGLLSLPLFTQRVTLSQGPNTSTAKIRLRTRLVVTLLFGGGLLGTWWYVRNEKRQNHRMQRIEQLKKVALGQGDFSLLDHRGHRRTKRDFLGSWVLLYFGFTHCPDICPEELDKVSAVVSALDKDQSLPAVQPLFVTVDPERDNVAALERYVKDFHPRLIGLTGTPEEVKVAGKDYRVYASPGPKDEDGDYIVDHTILIYLVNPDGLFLDYYNRMKDDVQIAESVRNHIKSYVKL, from the coding sequence ATGCTGTGTCTGGAGAGAAGGATGCTGGGACTTGTAGGCTTCATAGGGGGTGACCTCCATGCTACGTTTGGGAGACTCCTGAGATGTACCGTGAGGTCTTCAGCAGTCCAACAGACTTCTGGCTCCACACACCACCCCCAGAGGGTGTGGTTCTCCTCACAGGCACCACTCTGTGGACACCATACCCCTAAACATAGGACAGGCCTGTATGGGCCTTTTACACACCCGCAGCAGACACTGGGGAGTTCCCGTggacttctctccctcccccttttcaCCCAGAGGGTCACCCTCTCCCAGGGACCCAACACCTCCACAGCCAAGATCAGGTTGCGAACGCGTCTGGTAGTCACCCTGCTGTTCGGCGGGGGTCTGCTTGGCACCTGGTGGTACGTGCGAAACGAGAAGCGGCAAAATCACCGAATGCAGCGTATAGAGCAGTTGAAAAAGGTGGCCCTGGGCCAGGGAGACTTCAGCCTCCTCGACCACAGGGGGCACCGCAGGACCAAGAGAGACTTCCTGGGTAGCTGGGTGCTCCTCTACTTTGGCTTCACCCACTGCCCTGACATCTGCCCCGAAGAGCTGGATAAGGTATCTGCTGTGGTCAGCGCCCTGGACAAGGACCAGTCTCTCCCCGCGGTCCAACCGCTGTTTGTGACGGTCGACCCGGAACGAGACAACGTGGCGGCCCTGGAGAGGTACGTGAAGGACTTCCACCCCCGGCTGATCGGCCTGACGGGTACCCCAGAGGAGGTGAAGGTGGCGGGGAAGGACTACAGGGTGTACGCCAGCCCTGGACCTAAAGATGAGGACGGGGACTATATAGTGGACCACACCATCCTCATCTACCTGGTCAACCCAGATGGGCTGTTCCTGGACTATTACAACAGGATGAAGGACGACGTGCAGATTGCTGAGAGCGTCAGGAACCATATAAAGAGCTACGTCAAACTCTGA
- the LOC115133108 gene encoding protein SCO2 homolog, mitochondrial-like isoform X1: MTFSVGSMLCLERRMLGLVGFIGGDLHATFGRLLRCTVRSSAVQQTSGSTHHPQRVWFSSQAPLCGHHTPKHRTGLYGPFTHPQQTLGSSRGLLSLPLFTQRVTLSQGPNTSTAKIRLRTRLVVTLLFGGGLLGTWWYVRNEKRQNHRMQRIEQLKKVALGQGDFSLLDHRGHRRTKRDFLGSWVLLYFGFTHCPDICPEELDKVSAVVSALDKDQSLPAVQPLFVTVDPERDNVAALERYVKDFHPRLIGLTGTPEEVKVAGKDYRVYASPGPKDEDGDYIVDHTILIYLVNPDGLFLDYYNRMKDDVQIAESVRNHIKSYVKL; this comes from the exons ATGAC GTTTTCTGTGGGAAGTATGCTGTGTCTGGAGAGAAGGATGCTGGGACTTGTAGGCTTCATAGGGGGTGACCTCCATGCTACGTTTGGGAGACTCCTGAGATGTACCGTGAGGTCTTCAGCAGTCCAACAGACTTCTGGCTCCACACACCACCCCCAGAGGGTGTGGTTCTCCTCACAGGCACCACTCTGTGGACACCATACCCCTAAACATAGGACAGGCCTGTATGGGCCTTTTACACACCCGCAGCAGACACTGGGGAGTTCCCGTggacttctctccctcccccttttcaCCCAGAGGGTCACCCTCTCCCAGGGACCCAACACCTCCACAGCCAAGATCAGGTTGCGAACGCGTCTGGTAGTCACCCTGCTGTTCGGCGGGGGTCTGCTTGGCACCTGGTGGTACGTGCGAAACGAGAAGCGGCAAAATCACCGAATGCAGCGTATAGAGCAGTTGAAAAAGGTGGCCCTGGGCCAGGGAGACTTCAGCCTCCTCGACCACAGGGGGCACCGCAGGACCAAGAGAGACTTCCTGGGTAGCTGGGTGCTCCTCTACTTTGGCTTCACCCACTGCCCTGACATCTGCCCCGAAGAGCTGGATAAGGTATCTGCTGTGGTCAGCGCCCTGGACAAGGACCAGTCTCTCCCCGCGGTCCAACCGCTGTTTGTGACGGTCGACCCGGAACGAGACAACGTGGCGGCCCTGGAGAGGTACGTGAAGGACTTCCACCCCCGGCTGATCGGCCTGACGGGTACCCCAGAGGAGGTGAAGGTGGCGGGGAAGGACTACAGGGTGTACGCCAGCCCTGGACCTAAAGATGAGGACGGGGACTATATAGTGGACCACACCATCCTCATCTACCTGGTCAACCCAGATGGGCTGTTCCTGGACTATTACAACAGGATGAAGGACGACGTGCAGATTGCTGAGAGCGTCAGGAACCATATAAAGAGCTACGTCAAACTCTGA
- the LOC115133110 gene encoding suppressor of cytokine signaling 2-like isoform X1 has translation MSGRSVYLNGHRLSRLVQDPLVNRTINLSNSRRNLQKKLVLRLWCNCLSFGEYFCIFSDVFWTISGCSPMTCHSPESTETIENERRTDTESRVVDSDETRIGQAMKDLKNTGWYWGSLTANEAKEILQDASEGTFLVRDSSQRDYLFTISAMTSAGPTNLRIEYKEGKFKLDSVVLIKPKLKQFDSVVHLVEHYVQLSRTTSKGASSGASQSLAPPNGTVQLLLTKPVYTATPSLQHLSRIAINNATRQVQELPLPNRLKNYLTDYSYNV, from the exons ATGAGTG GGAGAAGTGTGTATCTGAATGGTCATCGGTTGAGTCGTTTGGTGCAGGATCCACTCGTAAATAG GACGATTAATTTATCAAATTCGAGAAGAAACCTGCAGAAGAAACTGGTTTTGCGACTGTGGTGCAACTGCCTGTCTTTTGGGGAATATTTTTGCATTTTTTCGGATGTCTTTTGGACAATTTCGGGTTGTTCCCCAATGACCTGCCACTCACCCGAATCCACCGAGACAATCGAAAATGAGAGAAGAACGGATACCGAGTCGCGAGTTGTAGACTCCGATGAGACTCGCATCGGTCAAGCCATGAAAGACCTTAAAAATACAG GCTGGTACTGGGGCAGCCTGACCGCCAACGAAGCCAAAGAGATTCTCCAGGATGCATCAGAGGGCACCTTCCTGGTGCGAGACAGCTCCCAGAGGGACTACCTGTTCACCATCTCTGCCATGACCTCCGCCGGCCCAACTAACTTGCGCATCGAGTACAAGGAGGGGAAGTTTAAACTAGACTCAGTGGTGCTGATCAAGCCCAAGCTCAAGCAGTTTGACAGTGTGGTGCACCTGGTGGAACACTACGTGCAGCTGTCCAGGACTACCAGTAAAGGTGCGTCGTCAGGAGCATCGCAGTCCCTGGCCCCACCCAACGGCACGGTTCAGCTGCTACTGACTAAGCCTGTGTACACTGCCACGCCCTCTCTACAGCACCTGTCCCGGATCGCCATCAACAACGCCACCAGGCAGGTGCAGGAGCTGCCTTTACCCAACAGGCTAAAGAACTACCTGACGGACTACAGCTACAATGTATAG
- the LOC115133107 gene encoding condensin-2 complex subunit H2-like isoform X2, with translation MVMDTVETRFAHLLQPIRELTKNWDIDVASELADYLEELDEMCISFDGGKTTLNFAEAALLIQGSACIYSKKVEHLYNLVYQTLDYINDRNKKKDKQALTSGEDGTDGASSNNANDDDGFDSLDQDTTGVSLQSEMKNEANTNVDVAPLTPESLIPPEAFEKQKLLLVSLKGEVLGSCKDFKMNTFIPDSLGIIRLFLASSQSHFLRDALSDAPLVPVTLFGHQDDAEFAAGDAVAGVTGDDGGDAGVDNFLPLEDNEMEMDHGPGEHIDRHQAPSERRVLREREGVQQLSEEEQKKQRMEEERAQMANMWRLHDLYDTVGEDKPLKTGKCYKVPPGLDDSGKRKRKGPAALQDFWTWYTGTYDPPEPRLKNGPTYTDLNYIYMSKMKDKLKTRKRILRNTGVFVSDEELRRTYLQLDERVEREEELEGLRHHDPLGLHDDLSDNEHDPLTDEAPADFLNGQAFIPDMDGLSYEDLVKKSVEQFLVNSQGYAQETALSKRVKEWEDKIRPELTYQEERATFDIHDYGDRIVAALCSVGQRRTFASVVHGMDNFEACKYMLASLQLANDYTVEVDRSEGLEESIDSMGLTLLSKHRANQRFKKAPASTSDPNHPDPLISST, from the exons ATGGTCATGGACACAGTGGAGACTCGATTCGCCCATTTGTTGCAGCCTATCCGGGAGCTCACGAAAAACTGGGACATTGATGTGGCCTCGGAGTTGGCAGATTATCTAGAGGAG TTGGATGAGATGTGCATCTCGTTCGATGGGGGCAAAACCACTCTGAACTTTGCAGAGGCAGCGCTGCTCATCCAAGGCTCAGCCTGCATTTACAGCAAGAAG GTGGAGCATTTGTACAACCTGGTGTACCAAACTCTGGACTACATCAATGACAGAAACAAGAA GAAAGATAAACAAGCATTGACTTCTGGAGAGGATGGAACGGATGGGGCCTCATCCAACAATGCTAATGATGATGATGGG TTTGACTCCTTAGACCAGGATACAACAGGTGTCTCCCTGCAGTCAGAGATGAAGAATGAGGCCAACACG AATGTGGACGTGGCCCCTCTTACCCCCGAGTCTCTGATTCCTCCCGAGGCATTTGAGAAACAGAAGCTGCTTCTCGTCAG TCTGAAAGGAGAGGTGCTGGGCAGCTGTAAGGACTTTAAGATGAACACGTTCATTCCTGACTCCCTGGGTATCATCCGCCTCTTCTTGGCCTCCTCTCAGTCCCACTTCCTCAGGGACGCCCTGTCTGACGCACCCCTGGTCCCCGTCACCCTGTTTGGGCACCAAG ATGACGCAGAGTTTGCAGCAGGGGATGCCGTGGCGGGCGTTACCGGGGACGATGGTGGTGATGCCGGTGTGGACAACTTTCTGCCCCTGGAGGACAACGAGATGGAGATGGACCATGGACCTGGGGAACATATTGACAGACACCAG GCCCCCAGTGAAAGGAGGGTgttgagggagagggaaggagtccAGCAGCTCTCTGAGGAGGAGCAGAAGAaacagaggatggaggaggagagggctcagaTG GCAAACATGTGGAGGTTACATGACCTTTATGATACAGTCGGCGAGGACAAGCCTTTGAAAACAG GAAAATGTTATAAGGTTCCTCCGGGTCTTGATGATTCTGGGAAGCGGAAAAGGAAAGGCCCCGCTGCGCTGCAAGACTTCTGGACCTGGTACACTGGCACCT ATGACCCCCCTGAACCCAGGCTAAAGAATGGACCTACGTATACGG ACTTGAACTACATCTATATGAGTAAAATGAAAGACAAGCTGAAGACCCGGAAAAGGATTCTTAGAAACACG ggtgtgtttgtgtctgacgAGGAGCTGAGAAGGACGTACCTGCAGCTGGacgagagagtagagagggaggaggagttaGAGGGCCTCAGACACCACGACCCCCTAGGCCTGCACGATGACCTCTCTGACAACGAACATGACCCTTTGACTGATGAAGCCCCGGCTGACTTCCTGAATGGACAGGCTTTCATACCTG ACATGGACGGGCTGAGTTACGAAGACCTGGTGAAGAAGAGTGTG GAGCAGTTCTTGGTGAACTCTCAGGGTTATGCCCAGGAGACGGCACTGTCGAAAAGAGTGAAGGAATGGGAGGACAAAATACGACCGGAGCTCACCTATCAG GAGGAGCGTGCTACCTTTGACATCCATGACTATGGGGACAGGATCGTAGCCGCGTTGTGCAGTGTGGGCCAGAGGAGGACTTTCGCCTCTGTAGTCCACGGCATGGACAACTTCGAGGCCTGCAAGTACATGCTGGCTTCCCtacaactg gcCAATGATTACACAGTGGAGGTGGACAGGAGTGAGGGTCTCGAGGAAAGCATCGACAGCATGGGACTCACTCTGCTCAGCAAACACCGGGCCAACCAACGATTCAAGAAAGCCCCCGCATCAACCTCCGACCCAAATCACCCAGACCCATTAATCTCCTCAACCTGA
- the LOC115133110 gene encoding suppressor of cytokine signaling 2-like isoform X2: MTCHSPESTETIENERRTDTESRVVDSDETRIGQAMKDLKNTGWYWGSLTANEAKEILQDASEGTFLVRDSSQRDYLFTISAMTSAGPTNLRIEYKEGKFKLDSVVLIKPKLKQFDSVVHLVEHYVQLSRTTSKGASSGASQSLAPPNGTVQLLLTKPVYTATPSLQHLSRIAINNATRQVQELPLPNRLKNYLTDYSYNV; this comes from the exons ATGACCTGCCACTCACCCGAATCCACCGAGACAATCGAAAATGAGAGAAGAACGGATACCGAGTCGCGAGTTGTAGACTCCGATGAGACTCGCATCGGTCAAGCCATGAAAGACCTTAAAAATACAG GCTGGTACTGGGGCAGCCTGACCGCCAACGAAGCCAAAGAGATTCTCCAGGATGCATCAGAGGGCACCTTCCTGGTGCGAGACAGCTCCCAGAGGGACTACCTGTTCACCATCTCTGCCATGACCTCCGCCGGCCCAACTAACTTGCGCATCGAGTACAAGGAGGGGAAGTTTAAACTAGACTCAGTGGTGCTGATCAAGCCCAAGCTCAAGCAGTTTGACAGTGTGGTGCACCTGGTGGAACACTACGTGCAGCTGTCCAGGACTACCAGTAAAGGTGCGTCGTCAGGAGCATCGCAGTCCCTGGCCCCACCCAACGGCACGGTTCAGCTGCTACTGACTAAGCCTGTGTACACTGCCACGCCCTCTCTACAGCACCTGTCCCGGATCGCCATCAACAACGCCACCAGGCAGGTGCAGGAGCTGCCTTTACCCAACAGGCTAAAGAACTACCTGACGGACTACAGCTACAATGTATAG